The following proteins are co-located in the Gossypium hirsutum isolate 1008001.06 chromosome A02, Gossypium_hirsutum_v2.1, whole genome shotgun sequence genome:
- the LOC107952240 gene encoding uncharacterized protein, which yields MEVVKFDDTPSTENPLPNHGDQGVNAIEEIGMRRIKEGMAEVKMPMKVIWEEMMKEEIIISEKGNKGARDYCEFHAEEGHEIQECDEFKALVQSLMDNKELEIYEADSDEGHACALEGEPKNQRINRPRIIISLPRNNEVEIQTAPKVIIHKLASFPYKDNKKVPWNYDCNVIIRENIASTSKEAQVEGSYTRNGKRYDAKGVRVEPTKVKAIDIEKEKGVEVLVNEPVKEEEAREFLKFLKHSEYSVVEQLHKQLACISVLALLLSSEVHREALMKVLNETYVTNDIFVNKLDRLVSNISLGNFIYFNDDEIPHGGMGSAKVLHITTCYKGYTLPSVLIGNGSALNVLPLSILNRFPIDGSHMKTCHNVVRAFDGTERKVMGRIDIPLMNGPNTFEVDFLVMDIMPSYNCLLERPWIHSAGAVPSSLHQKLKLVTDGRLVTINTEEDIIATVTSHAPYVETNEEAIEFSFRSLEFVNATFILEGNEALVPKISKTTRMGLQMTVGKGALPRKGLGRYLQGGIQVPELKEKKDHFGLGFRPDHRQRRKEI from the coding sequence ATGGaggttgtaaaatttgatgacaCCCCTAGTACAGAGAACCCATTGCCAAACCATGGTGATCAAGGGGTAAACGCAATTGAGGAAATTGGTATGAGAAGGATTAAAGAGGGCATGGCCGAGGTAAAAATGCCGATGAAAGTAATCTGGGAAGAAATGATGAAAGAAGAGATAATAATCtctgaaaaaggaaataaaggagCGAGGGACTACTGCGAGTTCCATGCAGAAGAAGGACACGAGATCCAGGAATGTGATGAGTTTAAAGCTTTGGTACAAAGCCTTATGGATAACAAGGAGCTGGAAATTTATGAAGCTGACTCAGATGAGGGACACGCATGCGCATTGGAAGGTGAACCAAAGAATCAAAGAATTAACAGGCCAAGGATCATTATTTCTCTACCAAGGAATAATGAAGTTGAGATACAAACAGCGCCGAAGGTCATTATTCACAAACTCGCttcctttccttataaggataacaaAAAGGTACCCTGGAATTATGACTGCAATGTGATAATAAGAGAAAATATAGCTAGTACTTCTAAGGAGGCTCAAGTTGAAGGTTCCTACACACGTAATGGGAAGCGTTATGATGCAAAAGGCGTTAGAGTTGAGCCCACGAAAGTAAAAGCCATTGACATCGAGAAGGAGAAAGGGGTTGAGGTACTTGTTAATGAGCCAGTGAAGGAAGAAGAGGCTAGAGAGTTTCTAAAATTCCTGAAACACAGTGAGTACAGCGTGGTTGAACAATTGCACAAACAACTAGCTTGCATATCAGTGTTAGCTTTGCTTCTGAGTTCAGAGGTACATCGTGAGGCATTAATGAAGGTGCTCAACGAGACTTACGTTACTAATGATATATTTGTCAACAAGTTGGATCGATTGGTTAGTAATATAAGCCTCGGCAACTTCATttatttcaatgatgatgaaatcccacATGGAGGCATGGGATCAGCTAAAGTTTTGCACATCACCACTTGCTATAAAGGATATACATTACCAAGTGTGCTTATTGGTAACGGGTCAGCCTTAAATGTCCTGCCATTGTCCATATTGAACAGATTTCCCATAGACGGTTCTCACATGAAAACATGCCATAATGTAGTGAGAGCATTCGATGGCACGGAGagaaaggtcatgggaagaattgatatCCCTTTGATGAATGGGCCAAACACGTTTGAGGTAGACTTTCTAGTGATGGACATCATGCCTTCTTATAATTGCTTATTAGAAAGGCCTTGGATACATTCGGCAGGAGCGGTGCCCTCATCTTTGCACCAGAAATTGAAGCTAGTAACAGACGGACGACTGGTCACCATAAATACGGAGGAAGACATCATAGCAACAGTTACTAGTCATGCACCCTATGTAGAGACGAACGAGGAGGCCATTGAGTTTTCTTTTCGCTCCTTAGAATTCGTTAATGCAACATTTATTTTAGAGGGGAATGAGGCGCTGGTGCCTAAGATATCCAAAACCACAAGAATGGGCTTGCAGATGACAGTAGGGAAAGGAGCCTTGCCAAGAAAAGGATTGGGAAGATATCTCCAAGGAGGGATTCAAGTTCCAGAACTAAAGGAAAAGAAAGA
- the LOC107952242 gene encoding uncharacterized protein encodes MKDQMLEAQRNMMAEMAQLLKRVSDKEKAPMTITEEDNEDRPPSFTPPHVQTQPEAYPRRPSVTIRPQHGQVDAGTPMNFQTGSGSNSGDNPTKPVIPDLDIIEREEMRLESSRQLEEHCRWLEEKFKALENADNHHGIDAKDLSLVPDSVFPHKFKMPEFKKYNGTTCPEAHITMLCRWMTGYVNNDQLLIHCFQDSLVGAAARWYNKLSRARIGSWRDLVQAFMQ; translated from the coding sequence ATGAAGGATCAAATGTTGGAGGCCcaaaggaatatgatggctgaaatggctcagTTGCTGAAGAGGGTATCAGATAAAGAAAAGGCTCCTATGACTATCACTGAAGAGGATAATGAGGATCGTCCTCCGAGTTTTACCCCACCCCATGTGCAAACTCAACCTGAGGCATATCCTCGAAGGCCGTCCGTCACAATAAGGCCTCAACATGGGCAAGTCGATGCTGGAACACCCATGAACTTCCAAACTGGCTCGGGATCCAACTCGGGAGATAACCCTACCAAGCCAGTCATCCCTGATTTAGATATAATTGAGAGGGAAGAGATGAGACTTGAATCATCAAGGCAATTAGAGGAACATTGCAGGTggttagaggagaaatttaaggcatTGGAAAATGCTGATAATCATCATGGAattgatgccaaagacttgagtttggtcccagattcgGTGTTTCCTCATAAGTTCAAGATGCCAGAATTtaagaagtacaatgggactacttgccctGAGGCCCATATTACCATGTTGTGTAGATGGATGACTGGCTATGTaaacaatgatcaactattgatccattgtttcCAGGATAGTCTGGTTGGGGCagcggctaggtggtacaatAAATTGAGCCGCGCTAGGATCGGTTCTTGGAGAGACTTAGTGCAAGCCTTTATGCAGTAA